From Daucus carota subsp. sativus chromosome 6, DH1 v3.0, whole genome shotgun sequence, the proteins below share one genomic window:
- the LOC108226406 gene encoding recQ-mediated genome instability protein 1, with the protein MMPPRRRNLRMVSSSSDEDDQPPPPPPLTHHQEEEFGNNNNNISIDLQTSTINFESVNLNSTNPNTQPIPLDISDDDEFIDVSDNLSPPEQNDSPPIEVGDCAISGFLAGLGVRLRREWLDSCVSGLESAVNGFSRLDDVAKAKLCFEQVLYSDMNYVGAGVLPGNVVDMHLVDLAGPFVLQVDEIVNISRPLKGRYQTAASGHKRCLKLSMTDGVQRVFGMEYRPIKNLEVLAPAGMKVVVCNVNVRHGILMLVPEVLEVLGGHVEELEAARQRLVQEVNKPARGKRTKSGVVLPLETRATYAAWPRPNGLGAETQTNSSAPHNATPRPNGLGAQTQTNISAPHIATPRPNGFGAQTQTNNSAPHNAAPFQADVPGNTPNNVSINQQTREESTVRIQRQYHEANDSSTVFSTLDDIQMVDSNTSNNVSINQQSREESTLPIQRQVREANSSSTTFSSLDDIQVVDGNISTNVSINRQTGEESTIPLQQHDHEANKSSTAFSSLDDIQMVDVEHLPVLTADGESPFTYLASLLTKWAAMNGQIPNVQGKIKCFMTSVKSFQFRQRTTYELHAYVDDGSLISEILISHDLVLQAIGHPPEEVNAAYLSPDQKIVDDMKKTLMQYQNFLFNFEGTMVIQISEASPLPVAIEMNQGCSASDAWGLLRRLRPSRSVQQSNAINISP; encoded by the exons ATGATGCCGCCACGAAGACGAAATCTCCGAATGGTCTCATCCTCCTCCGACGAAGACGACCAGCCGCCGCCGCCGCCACCCCTGACCCACCACCAAGAGGAAGAGTTcggcaacaacaacaacaacatatCTATTGATTTACAAACATCCACTATCAATTTCGAATCAGTTAATCTCAATTCAACAAACCCTAATACTCAGCCCATTCCTCTCGATATCTCCGATGACGATGAATTCATTGATGTCTCCGATAATTTATCTCCGCCTGAGCAAAATGATTCGCCTCCAATTGAGGTGGGTGATTGTGCTATTAGTGGCTTTTTAGCTGGTTTGGGGGTGAGATTACGGAGAGAGTGGCTTGATTCGTGTGTAAGTGGTCTCGAGAGTGCGGTGAATGGGTTTTCGAGGCTGGATGATGTGGCGAAGGCTAAGCTTTGTTTCGAGCAGGTTTTGTATTCGGATATGAATTATGTGGGAGCTGGTGTGCTCCCGGGGAATGTGGTGGATATGCATCTTGTCGATTTGGCTGGACCGTTTGTCTTGCAG GTGGATGAAATTGTGAATATTAGTCGTCCGCTTAAAGGCAGATATCAGACTGCGGCTTCCGGACATAAAAGGTGTCTTAAGTTGAGCATGACGGATGGTGTTCAACGTGTGTTTGGCATGGAATACAGGCCAATTAAAAATCTTGAAGTTCTGGCTCCTGCTGGGATGAAG GTGGTTGTTTGTAATGTAAACGTAAGACATGGAATTTTAATGCTGGTTCCTGAGGTTCTTGAGGTATTAGGAGGACATGTTGAGGAATTGGAAGCAGCACGTCAGAGGCTTGTTCAGGAAGTAAATAAGCCAGCAAGAGGAAAAAG AACAAAATCTGGAGTGGTCCTGCCTTTGGAAACTAGAGCTACTTATGCTGCATGGCCGCGACCTAATGGACTCGGTGCTGAGACACAAACTAATAGTTCAGCTCCTCATAATGCAACTCCGCGACCTAATGGACTCGGTGCTCAGACACAAACTAATATTTCAGCGCCTCATATTGCAACTCCGCGACCTAATGGATTTGGTGCTCAGACACAAACTAATAATTCGGCACCTCATAATGCAGCTCCTTTTCAGGCGGATGTCCCAG GAAACACACCCAATAACGTGTCTATCAATCAACAAACTAGAGAAGAGTCAACTGTTCGAATCCAGCGGCAATACCATGAAGCAAATGACTCATCCACTGTTTTCTCAACTCTTGACGATATTCAAATGGTTGACAGTAACACATCTAATAACGTGTCTATCAATCAGCAAAGTAGAGAAGAGTCTACTCTTCCAATTCAGCGGCAAGTCCGTGAAGCGAACAGCTCATCTACTACTTTCTCAAGTCTTGACGATATCCAAGTGGTTGATGGTAACATATCTACTAACGTGTCTATTAATCGACAAACCGGAGAAGAGTCTACGATTCCCCTCCAGCAGCATGACCATGAAGCAAACAAGTCATCAACTGCTTTCTCAAGTcttgatgatattcaaatggtTGATGTGGAACATCTACCCGTACTAACTGCAGACGGAGAAAGCCCCTTCACCTACTTGGCTAGTCTGTTAACAAAGTGGGCAGCAATGAACGGTCAAATTCCTAATGTTCAAGGAAAAATTAAG TGCTTCATGACCAGTGTGAAGAGCTTCCAGTTCAGGCAAAGGACCACATACGAGCTTCATGCTTATGTTGATGATGGTAGCCTGATATCCGAAATCCTCATTAGTCATGAT CTTGTGCTACAAGCAATAGGTCATCCTCCTGAAGAAGTAAATGCTGCTTATCTTTCTCCAGACCAGAAGATAGTTGATGATATGAAGAAGACTCTGATGCAGTATCAAAATTTCTTATTTAACTTTGAG GGAACAATGGTGATACAGATAAGTGAAGCCTCTCCTCTCCCGGTTGCGATTGAAATGAACCAGGGTTGTTCTGCGTCTGATGCTTGGGGTCTTCTTAGAAGATTAAGACCCTCTCGATCTGTTCAACAATCTAATGCCATCAACATATCTCCTTGA